From the genome of Glycine max cultivar Williams 82 chromosome 2, Glycine_max_v4.0, whole genome shotgun sequence, one region includes:
- the LOC100811580 gene encoding serine/threonine-protein kinase-like protein At1g28390, giving the protein MPYLTCNAESAIATCDPHSLKKKKKPKSPAQAQPVRHFAYSDILDATNNFSADTFLGKGSHGTVYKAAFHGGALVAAVKITKPKTSNEIEILSHLKKNPRLVNLIGFCNDQTQTNNINNNKLIVVEYMPNGSLHELLHSTKKPVRPPSWTARVRFAVQVAKAVRLLHSSEPPVIHRDIKSSNVLIDEKWNARLGDFGLAVRGHVADSRVPPAGTLGYLDPCYLAPGDLSSKSDVFSFGVLLLEIASGRHALDVRHSPPSVLDWAVPLVRRGEFKEICDPRIGAPPDMAAFRRMAVLAARCVRSTPERRPSMVEVLECLTAVRKCFRAPVMWKRIKRRVEIARGDLFHDWDRSEEVVRVVKLGSSSSRRNGKVSSVSGVEYEGGHANPAVRSRSVGSGSGLVGFGFKNRKGKVRLKRSRSMGSPVPLRW; this is encoded by the coding sequence ATGCCCTACCTCACTTGCAACGCCGAGTCCGCAATAGCCACATGCGACCCTCACTCcctcaagaagaagaaaaagcccAAAAGCCCAGCCCAGGCCCAGCCCGTGCGACACTTCGCCTACTCCGACATCCTCGACGCCACCAACAACTTCTCTGCCGACACCTTCCTAGGTAAAGGCAGCCACGGCACAGTCTACAAGGCCGCCTTCCACGGCGGCGCTCTCGTCGCCGCCGTCAAAATAACCAAACCCAAAACCTCAAACGAAATCGAAATTCTCTCCCACCTCAAAAAAAACCCTCGTCTTGTTAACCTAATTGGCTTCTGCAACGACCAAACccaaactaacaacattaacaacaacaaactcATTGTTGTCGAGTACATGCCAAACGGTTCGCTCCACGAGCTTCTCCACTCGACTAAAAAACCGGTTCGACCCCCAAGCTGGACCGCGCGAGTCCGGTTTGCGGTTCAGGTCGCGAAAGCGGTTCGCCTTTTACACTCTTCCGAACCGCCAGTTATTCACAGGGACATAAAATCGTCCAATGTGTTAATCGACGAAAAGTGGAACGCTAGACTCGGTGACTTCGGGCTCGCGGTGAGGGGACACGTGGCGGATTCTCGCGTGCCACCGGCGGGGACGTTAGGATACCTCGACCCGTGCTATCTTGCGCCGGGAGATCTAAGTTCCAAGAGCGATGTCTTCAGTTTCGGAGTTTTGCTGCTCGAGATCGCGAGTGGGAGGCACGCGCTCGACGTGAGGCACAGTCCGCCGTCGGTGCTGGACTGGGCGGTGCCGCTGGTCCGGCGCGGCGAGTTTAAGGAGATTTGTGACCCGAGAATTGGAGCACCGCCGGACATGGCGGCGTTCCGGCGGATGGCGGTGCTGGCGGCGAGGTGCGTGAGGAGCACCCCGGAGAGAAGGCCGTCGATGGTGGAGGTGTTGGAGTGTCTAACGGCGGTGAGAAAATGTTTTCGCGCGCCGGTAATGTGGAAGAGGATTAAGAGGCGCGTGGAGATAGCGCGTGGGGATTTGTTTCATGATTGGGACAGGAGTGAGGAAGTTGTGAGAGTAGTTAAGTTAGGAAGTAGTAGTAGTAGAAGGAACGGGAAAGTATCTAGTGTGTCGGGTGTAGAGTATGAGGGTGGACACGCGAATCCAGCGGTGAGATCTAGATCGGTTGGTTCGGGTTCGGGTTTGGTTGGGTTTGGGTTCAAGAATAGAAAAGGGAAAGTGAGGCtaaagagatcgaggtctatggGGAGTCCGGTGCCTCTCCGGTGGTGA
- the LOC100305727 gene encoding uncharacterized protein LOC100305727, whose product MTTKGTTHSEPNNTECCMCGDLGFSDQLFQCKACQFRSQHRYCSNLYPKPESLGTCNWCLSQREDTKERSTNSSNSSSSIRNNDDESRIKRIRNGNSYNSAQNIGPVKKGVKGSVLHLQIHKPIKKPKSPESSRSPSASNSPPKSSPVLVSTRKRIVTNGTLEERLRRTRSEDITRSGATKQVFRNKVRRYKLLDEVSS is encoded by the exons ATGACAACCAAAGGAACAACTCACTCTGAACCCAACAACACTGAATGTTGCATGTGTGGGGATCTTGGCTTCTCTGATCAGCTTTTTCAATGCAAAGCCTGCCAATTCAGATCTCAACACAG ATACTGCAGCAATCTCTACCCGAAGCCAGAGTCTCTTGGAACCTGCAATTGGTGTTTGAGTCAAAGAGAGGACACCAAAGAGAGGTCAACCAATTCATCAAATTCTTCCTCATCTATTAGGAACAACGATGATGAGAGCAgaatcaagagaatcaggaatGGTAATAGCTACAACAGTGCTCAAAATATTGGACCGGTGAAGAAGGGAGTGAAAGGGAGTGTCCTTCATCTCCAAATTCATAAACCAATTAAGAAACCAAAGTCACCGGAGTCATCAAGATCACCATCAGCATCCAATTCTCCACCGAAATCTTCGCCGGTTTTGGTTTCAACCCGGAAGAGGATTGTCACCAATGGTACCTTGGAAGAGAGACTGAGGAGGACTAGGTCAGAAGACATCACAAGAAGTGGTGCAACCAAACAGGTCTTCAGGAATAAGGTGAGAAGGTATAAGCTTCTGGATGAAGTTTCAagttaa